The Pediococcus inopinatus region AGTATCAACACCCATGTGAATTAAAACTTCCATGCCATTGGCCATCGTAAATCCCAACGCGTGTTTTGTGCTGGCAACCATCGTCACTGTTCCAGCCACCGGACTCACAATGTGTCCGTCACTAGGCTTTACTCCAAGGCCTTCCCCCATCGCTTTTTGTGCAAAAACTGGATCGCTGACTTCACTCAAGTCGATAACTTGTCCAGTTACTGGTGCGTAAACTGAATTATCATCAGCCACCTTTTTCTTTTTTCCAAATCCAAACATTTCCATTACCTCCCAACTGAATAATAAAACTTGGCTTTAAAATTAATCGCTTTCTTGTTAACGGTGTCATCATACATCCTGTATATACATGTTGTCAAATTTAAAGTGCTTATTTTTTTAATTGCTTATTTATCGGCTTTTAAATGCATGGTATTTTAAAATATTATCTTTTTATCTTGTCTATACTTGTAATTTTATGATATGATGGAAGCGCTTTAGGAGGCGAGTAGTTATGCAAAATAAATTTAACGCCATTTATCATGATTTAGCAGACAAAATCATTCATCATATCTATCCGGTTGCTAGTTATCTTCCTAGTGAAACTCAGTTATCTGAACTATATGGAACATCTCGTGAAACAATCCGAAAAGCATTATCAGAGTTGCTTACAAACGGTTTTATCCAGAAAATTCGGGGGAAAGGTTCAGTTGTTTTGAACCTGCAGCGCTTTAATTTTCCAGTTTCTGGCATTACTTCTTTTAAAGAACTAAACAAGTCTCAACACATGAATTCCAGTACCGAAGTTCTATGCATTGAAGATCAGCATGTGCCACTCGAAAACTTTGATTATCAATCAGCTACCCCACTAAAGGCAACCTATGTGGAACGGCTTCGAAAAATTGACAACGAACCCATTGTTTTAGATCGCGATTATATTTTAAAAAATATTGTCCCTGAGATTTCTCAAACGGTAGCAGCCGATTCTTTATATGACTATTTTGAAAACCAGCTTGGTTTAGTCATTAGCTACGCAACCAAGACCATCACAGTTGAGCATCCTACTAAAGAAGAAGCTAAATTGCTTGAGCTAAACGAACAACAAGATATAGTTGTTGTCCGCAGTCAAACCTATTTAGAAGACACAACTCTCTTCCAATTTACAGAATCCATCCACCGGCCCGACAAATTTAGCTTTGTTGATTTTGCCCGCCGTCAAAAAATTAACTAAGGAGTGTTTAAATATGTCATTTCAAGACAAAGTAATCTATCAAATTTATCCAAAATCTTTTTATGATAGTGACGGTGACGGAATCGGGGATCTTCGCGGGATTATTGAAAAAATTCCTTACATTGCCAAACTTAACATTGACATGATTTGGTTTAATCCCTTTTTTGTATCTCCACAAAATGATAACGGTTATGATATCGCAGATTATTATAAAGTTGATCCTCGTTTTGGCACCATGGCCGATTTTGAAGAACTAGCTCAAAAATTAAAAGAACATCATATTGGAATTATGCTAGATATGGTCTTAAATCACACTTCTACAGCTCATGAATGGTTTCAAAAAGCCTTGGCTGGCGACACAAAATACCAAGATTTTTATTATATTCGGGATCCGAAGCCCAATGGGGATCTACCAACAAATTGGGATTCTAAATTTGGCGGCCCAGCTTGGGGCAAATTCGGTCAAACTGGAAAGTACTATTTACATCTCTATGACCCAACTCAAGCCGACCTTGACTGGCATAATCCTATCGTTCGTCAAGAACTCTATAAAGTGATTAACTTTTGGCAATCAAAGGGAGTCCATGGTTTCCGCTTCGACGTAATCAACGTCACGGGGAAAAAAAAAGAACTAATCGACGCTCCGGTTGGTGTGGCCAGCAAGTCTCTATATACTGATACACCAGTCGTTCAAGATTATCTAAAAGAAATGAATCAAGCAAGTTTTGGGCAAGATCCAGATGCGATTACCGTGGGCGAAATGTCGTCAACATCGATTGCTAATAGTGTTGAGTACACTTTACCCAGTAACCACGAATTGACGATGGTTTTCACTTTTCATCATTTAAAAGTTGATTATATAAATGGTGAGAAATGGACAAAAACGCCATTT contains the following coding sequences:
- the treR gene encoding trehalose operon repressor; amino-acid sequence: MQNKFNAIYHDLADKIIHHIYPVASYLPSETQLSELYGTSRETIRKALSELLTNGFIQKIRGKGSVVLNLQRFNFPVSGITSFKELNKSQHMNSSTEVLCIEDQHVPLENFDYQSATPLKATYVERLRKIDNEPIVLDRDYILKNIVPEISQTVAADSLYDYFENQLGLVISYATKTITVEHPTKEEAKLLELNEQQDIVVVRSQTYLEDTTLFQFTESIHRPDKFSFVDFARRQKIN
- the treC gene encoding alpha,alpha-phosphotrehalase, which codes for MSFQDKVIYQIYPKSFYDSDGDGIGDLRGIIEKIPYIAKLNIDMIWFNPFFVSPQNDNGYDIADYYKVDPRFGTMADFEELAQKLKEHHIGIMLDMVLNHTSTAHEWFQKALAGDTKYQDFYYIRDPKPNGDLPTNWDSKFGGPAWGKFGQTGKYYLHLYDPTQADLDWHNPIVRQELYKVINFWQSKGVHGFRFDVINVTGKKKELIDAPVGVASKSLYTDTPVVQDYLKEMNQASFGQDPDAITVGEMSSTSIANSVEYTLPSNHELTMVFTFHHLKVDYINGEKWTKTPFDFMKLKKILNEWQIGMAKGGGWNALFWNNHDQPRAINRFGDPVHYRAKSAEMLATTMHLLRGTPYIYMGEEIGMSDPDYTSMSDYVDVECQNAYQELLATGKSAAEAFEIIKTKSRDNSRTPMQWDNSKYAGFSAHKPWLMPTNQDEVNVKDEFAHGEIFAYYQKLIKLRKTQPIIAQGDFKPLMIDNKQVFAYLRNYQDQTLIVLNNFYGKSTTVELPDKLCEQNSTVLISNYDNAIELQKQIELQPYQSVAFLLN